A genomic region of Salinibacterium sp. NK8237 contains the following coding sequences:
- a CDS encoding threonine/serine exporter family protein — MTTGNNRLRAFQQRISRSLITMAGGALRSNNAPTQLLSLPGSEHQLSQRHARSVIDLCLRAGEAMLATGASAADVVATVLRISTAYGVTGMHVDITFTSLTVSIHRGMNEDPMSIMRIVKVRTIDYTRLQNVYWLIDVITGPDGPGDVDETREELGAILTTPHPYRRWVVTAGKGILAAGVVVIFGASFVLVLVAALSAALSDVLTRRLERLSVPAFFAQMAAAGVISVIAVFMFWLRSIGIDIPGSNSPTVIVISGIIMLLSGVGLTSAASDAIGGYYVTATARGMEVIMMTLGLAVGISIVLSISLRLGIPVAIGDTLGDSRSVISGMVGSAIIAVGFALASYVRMRLLPIMAMGAALVYAVYWFVLPLASSPGLAPAIAGTAAGVVSYLLYRWLKVPEGATNMVGIIALLPGLALYRGIYALMDSEFGVTEALPSMVMALATGLGLAAGTTIGGFVARRTFGFDRAAMAALKRSRTPR; from the coding sequence GTGACTACGGGCAACAATCGACTACGCGCATTCCAGCAACGGATCAGTCGATCCCTCATCACTATGGCCGGGGGAGCCCTGCGCTCCAACAATGCGCCCACTCAACTCTTGTCGTTGCCCGGGAGCGAACATCAGCTGTCTCAGCGTCACGCGCGCTCGGTCATCGACCTCTGTTTGCGCGCGGGCGAAGCGATGCTCGCGACTGGAGCATCCGCCGCTGACGTCGTGGCGACCGTGCTGCGCATCAGCACCGCCTATGGCGTTACCGGGATGCACGTCGACATCACTTTTACGTCGCTCACCGTTTCGATACACCGCGGGATGAACGAAGACCCCATGTCGATCATGCGCATCGTGAAAGTGCGCACCATTGACTACACGCGGCTGCAGAACGTGTACTGGCTCATCGATGTCATTACCGGGCCCGACGGCCCTGGGGATGTGGATGAGACCCGCGAGGAACTGGGCGCAATCCTCACCACGCCGCATCCCTACCGACGCTGGGTCGTCACCGCTGGCAAGGGCATACTCGCGGCAGGTGTTGTTGTGATCTTCGGTGCCAGCTTTGTGCTGGTTCTTGTGGCTGCGTTATCCGCCGCCCTCTCGGATGTGCTGACGCGTCGCCTTGAGCGTTTGTCGGTCCCCGCTTTCTTCGCGCAGATGGCCGCTGCCGGCGTCATCAGCGTTATTGCGGTGTTCATGTTCTGGCTGAGGTCAATCGGGATCGATATTCCCGGATCGAACAGCCCGACCGTGATTGTGATCTCCGGAATCATCATGCTGCTTTCCGGTGTCGGCCTCACGTCGGCGGCGAGTGACGCGATCGGCGGCTACTACGTCACCGCCACAGCTCGCGGCATGGAGGTCATCATGATGACGCTCGGCCTGGCAGTCGGTATCTCGATCGTGCTCAGCATCTCGTTGCGCCTCGGAATTCCCGTGGCGATCGGTGACACGCTGGGGGACAGCCGCAGTGTTATCTCGGGAATGGTCGGCTCGGCCATCATCGCCGTCGGCTTCGCCCTTGCCTCTTATGTTCGGATGCGGTTGCTCCCCATCATGGCGATGGGTGCCGCCCTCGTGTACGCCGTCTACTGGTTCGTGCTGCCCTTGGCGTCGTCGCCCGGCCTCGCTCCTGCCATTGCCGGAACAGCGGCCGGCGTCGTGAGCTACCTTCTCTACCGCTGGCTCAAAGTGCCAGAAGGCGCCACCAACATGGTGGGCATCATCGCGCTGTTGCCTGGTCTCGCGCTGTATCGCGGAATCTACGCACTCATGGATTCTGAGTTCGGCGTCACCGAAGCGCTGCCATCCATGGTGATGGCACTCGCGACCGGCCTCGGCTTGGCGGCTGGAACAACCATCGGCGGATTCGTTGCTCGCCGTACCTTCGGCTTCGACCGCGCGGCAATGGCGGCGTTGAAGCGGTCGCGGACGCCGCGGTAG
- a CDS encoding undecaprenyl phosphate translocase family protein, protein MSAGLIAASLIVPARMIGGRWTFPEVLIGLLAAGVAAALTGLPRGGDADPTLIIVSLAAALAVCALVLPGVSSSYLLLILGMYAPTLAAVNDRNFGYLGAFAIGAIVGLGLFVSGPQWLLKNRRRVTLVIMTGLMLGSLRALWSWQTESGEVLAPESDFGLLLLLFAIGAAVVLGILVAEAALTKRRMLSPEIVADPEPRDA, encoded by the coding sequence CTGTCGGCCGGCCTCATCGCTGCATCCCTCATCGTTCCGGCCCGCATGATTGGCGGACGTTGGACGTTCCCCGAGGTTCTGATCGGCCTCCTGGCGGCCGGTGTCGCCGCTGCGCTCACGGGCTTGCCGCGTGGCGGGGATGCGGATCCGACCCTCATCATTGTCTCGCTCGCTGCGGCCCTCGCGGTCTGCGCCCTCGTGCTCCCCGGAGTTTCGAGCTCTTACCTCCTGCTGATCCTCGGCATGTACGCACCCACCCTCGCTGCTGTGAACGACCGCAACTTCGGCTACCTCGGCGCCTTCGCGATCGGCGCCATCGTCGGCCTGGGCCTCTTCGTCTCGGGCCCGCAGTGGCTCCTGAAGAACCGCCGCCGGGTCACCCTCGTCATCATGACCGGCCTCATGCTCGGCTCGCTGCGCGCCCTCTGGTCCTGGCAAACCGAGTCCGGCGAAGTGCTAGCGCCCGAATCCGACTTCGGACTCTTGCTGTTGCTCTTCGCCATCGGTGCCGCGGTCGTGCTGGGCATTCTGGTGGCAGAAGCTGCCCTCACGAAGCGGCGGATGCTCTCGCCCGAGATCGTCGCCGATCCTGAGCCGCGCGACGCGTAG
- a CDS encoding DUF368 domain-containing protein yields the protein MTRVHPVIRTVGDAFRGMLIGFAEIVPGVSGGTIGLLVGVYDTLIDGAGHLARGVALTVADGIRGRGFSRAGAHFRSVRWNVVLPIGIGMLAAIVIGAALLAPLIEQYPTGTRAVSAGLIAASLIVPARMVGGSWTFPEVLIGLLAAGVAVALTGLPRGGEADPTLIIVSLAAALAVCALVLPGVSGSYLLLILGMYAPTLAAVNDRNFGYLGAFALGAIVGLGLFVSGLQWLLKNRRRVTLVIMTGLMLGSLRALWPWQTESGEVLAPESDFGVVLLLIAIGAAVVLGIIAAEAALTKRRMLSPEIVADPEPRDA from the coding sequence ATGACCCGAGTTCACCCCGTCATCCGCACTGTCGGCGATGCCTTTCGCGGCATGCTGATCGGCTTCGCTGAGATCGTTCCCGGCGTCAGCGGCGGAACCATCGGCCTCCTCGTCGGCGTCTACGACACGCTCATCGATGGCGCCGGGCACCTCGCCCGTGGTGTGGCGCTCACCGTCGCCGACGGCATCCGTGGTCGCGGCTTCTCTCGCGCTGGCGCCCACTTCCGTTCGGTGCGTTGGAACGTCGTGTTACCCATTGGTATCGGGATGCTCGCCGCCATCGTGATCGGCGCTGCACTGCTCGCTCCCCTGATCGAGCAGTATCCCACCGGTACCCGCGCGGTCTCGGCCGGACTTATCGCCGCGTCGCTCATTGTCCCCGCCCGCATGGTGGGCGGGAGTTGGACGTTCCCCGAGGTTCTGATCGGCCTCCTGGCCGCCGGTGTCGCTGTTGCGCTCACGGGCTTGCCGCGTGGCGGGGAAGCGGATCCCACGCTCATCATCGTCTCGCTCGCTGCGGCCCTTGCAGTCTGCGCGCTCGTGCTCCCCGGAGTTTCGGGCTCCTACCTACTACTGATCCTCGGCATGTATGCGCCCACCCTCGCTGCTGTGAACGACCGCAACTTCGGCTACCTCGGCGCCTTCGCCCTCGGCGCCATCGTCGGTCTCGGCCTCTTCGTCTCGGGCCTGCAGTGGCTCCTCAAGAACCGCCGCCGCGTCACCCTCGTCATCATGACCGGCCTCATGCTCGGCTCACTCCGCGCCCTCTGGCCCTGGCAAACCGAGTCCGGCGAAGTGCTGGCACCCGAATCCGACTTCGGAGTCGTGCTGCTCCTCATCGCCATCGGTGCCGCGGTCGTGCTGGGTATTATCGCCGCAGAAGCTGCCCTCACGAAGCGGCGGATGCTCTCGCCAGAGATCGTCGCGGATCCCGAGCCGCGCGACGCCTAG
- a CDS encoding 3-oxoacyl-ACP synthase III, protein MAGNANTRFNNVSLLSVASTLPSRVTTSEDLETRLAPAFSRLALPSRLLQRVAGVLERRNWAAGETSDDATVSAGQRALAEAGVDASEVGLLINTSVSRKHLEPSVAVRLHHGLGLPSSAINFDVANACLGFVSGMNLAANMIESGQIRYAIIVNGEDADDIQTNTIDRLLKQDSDRDGFMSEFASLTLGSGAAAAVLGRTDEHPAGHPILGGVTRAATQFHELCVGSVDGMFTDAKALLKGGLDLVVSAWKEASTEWDWSAMDLYVTHQVSSVHTNAIVKAAKLDRDRVPTTFPQYGNVGPASIPITLDEAQGSLKKGDRVLLVGVGSGLNTAMMELAW, encoded by the coding sequence GTGGCCGGAAATGCCAACACGCGCTTCAACAATGTTTCCCTGTTGTCGGTCGCGAGCACACTACCCAGCCGGGTAACCACATCAGAAGACCTTGAGACGCGTCTCGCCCCGGCGTTTTCGCGCCTCGCGCTGCCCAGCAGACTTCTTCAACGGGTGGCCGGCGTGCTCGAGCGTCGCAACTGGGCTGCCGGTGAAACATCCGACGATGCCACCGTCTCGGCGGGTCAACGCGCGCTAGCCGAAGCTGGTGTGGATGCCTCTGAAGTCGGCCTCCTCATTAATACGTCGGTCAGCCGCAAGCACCTTGAGCCCTCGGTAGCGGTGCGCCTGCACCACGGCCTCGGCCTGCCCAGCTCGGCCATCAACTTCGACGTCGCGAACGCATGTCTCGGTTTTGTCAGCGGGATGAACCTTGCCGCGAACATGATCGAGTCGGGCCAGATTCGCTACGCGATCATCGTCAATGGCGAAGACGCCGACGACATCCAAACCAACACCATCGACCGCCTGCTGAAGCAGGATTCCGATCGTGACGGCTTCATGAGTGAATTTGCCTCGCTCACGCTCGGTTCCGGAGCTGCTGCTGCCGTACTCGGACGCACCGACGAACACCCGGCCGGGCATCCGATTCTCGGTGGAGTCACCCGCGCGGCAACCCAGTTCCACGAACTCTGTGTCGGCAGCGTCGACGGTATGTTCACCGACGCGAAAGCACTGCTCAAAGGTGGCCTCGACCTCGTCGTTTCGGCGTGGAAAGAAGCATCCACCGAATGGGACTGGTCCGCAATGGATCTCTACGTCACGCACCAGGTGTCGTCGGTACACACCAACGCGATCGTCAAGGCAGCAAAACTCGACCGCGATCGCGTGCCCACCACCTTCCCGCAATACGGCAACGTTGGCCCCGCGTCGATTCCCATCACGCTTGATGAAGCCCAAGGGTCGCTCAAGAAGGGCGACCGCGTTCTCCTGGTGGGCGTGGGTTCCGGCCTCAACACCGCAATGATGGAGCTCGCATGGTGA
- a CDS encoding HNH endonuclease encodes MEDIVVCAYCGDPGTEWDHLRPLVVDKQPTGYISEIQNLVPACGKCNQSKGNKPWRIWMFSSARLSPATRGVSRLEERADRLAAYESWGTPTFIDFASLAGRELWADHWRNHATILAAMRHAELTADLIRLKVASSRAGNESPAVFPME; translated from the coding sequence ATGGAGGACATAGTTGTGTGCGCTTATTGCGGGGACCCGGGAACGGAATGGGACCATCTGCGCCCGCTCGTTGTTGACAAGCAACCCACTGGTTACATCTCAGAGATCCAAAACCTCGTGCCTGCGTGCGGAAAATGCAACCAGAGCAAGGGTAATAAGCCGTGGCGAATATGGATGTTTAGCTCGGCCCGATTATCGCCTGCCACGCGCGGCGTGTCGAGACTCGAAGAACGGGCGGACCGTCTGGCTGCCTATGAATCGTGGGGCACCCCGACGTTTATTGACTTCGCGTCGCTTGCTGGCCGGGAACTTTGGGCCGACCACTGGCGGAACCACGCGACGATACTCGCCGCAATGAGACATGCAGAACTTACTGCCGATTTAATTCGCTTGAAGGTTGCGTCTTCGAGGGCTGGCAACGAGTCTCCGGCGGTGTTCCCAATGGAGTGA
- a CDS encoding LuxR C-terminal-related transcriptional regulator encodes MGLSDSDAQAVLRVASRLTQHPPLEFADVLEAVREVIDCDSASFNDMVLATRDFRYVISPATEIVKATRLKPEYDKYFHQHPLNAAANSARGLGAIRFCDVVGGADVTTTDLYRHFYGPFGVRFQLVTQLPSPPDVLVAYALNRSEQMGEFSDRDVAVMSALSGHLAMHHRSSLDAERSRLVDAEMDRYAWAVVSVRSDGVVEASSSTVLDAGARVPDSLASIIADTARAPGNDSRHDVIIGTHRWQCIVHPVRLGPTVLLLRRQQDVAADTNALLVAGLTPRQAEVLLTLARTGGSNNELARELSMSESTVKKHLEGVFRVLQVTSRAAAVLRLRELADPGSGTLRN; translated from the coding sequence ATGGGACTCAGCGATTCTGATGCGCAAGCTGTCCTGCGAGTTGCCAGTCGGCTTACGCAGCATCCGCCCCTCGAATTTGCGGATGTGCTTGAGGCTGTGCGCGAAGTCATCGACTGCGACAGTGCATCCTTCAATGACATGGTGCTGGCCACCCGCGATTTTAGGTACGTGATTTCGCCCGCCACCGAGATTGTCAAAGCGACCCGGCTCAAGCCCGAGTACGACAAGTACTTTCACCAGCATCCGCTGAACGCGGCCGCGAACTCCGCGCGCGGGCTCGGTGCTATCCGCTTCTGTGATGTTGTGGGCGGCGCGGATGTCACCACCACCGACCTGTACCGCCATTTCTATGGCCCGTTCGGTGTGCGTTTTCAGTTGGTGACGCAGTTGCCGTCGCCACCGGATGTTTTGGTCGCTTATGCCCTGAACCGTAGCGAGCAGATGGGGGAGTTTAGCGATCGCGACGTTGCTGTCATGAGCGCCTTGAGTGGTCATCTCGCGATGCACCACCGTTCTTCGCTCGACGCTGAGCGTTCCCGCCTCGTGGATGCGGAGATGGATCGCTACGCCTGGGCGGTCGTGTCGGTGCGCTCGGATGGCGTGGTGGAGGCGTCTTCGTCAACGGTGTTGGATGCCGGAGCCCGGGTTCCCGACAGCCTCGCGTCAATCATTGCCGACACCGCGCGAGCGCCGGGCAACGATTCTCGTCACGATGTGATCATCGGCACGCACCGGTGGCAGTGCATCGTGCATCCGGTGCGGCTCGGCCCCACGGTGCTGCTGCTGCGCCGGCAACAGGATGTCGCAGCGGACACTAACGCGCTCTTGGTGGCAGGCCTCACCCCTCGTCAGGCCGAAGTGCTGCTCACCCTCGCGCGCACCGGAGGTTCGAACAACGAGCTCGCGCGCGAACTAAGCATGTCGGAGTCGACCGTGAAGAAGCACCTCGAAGGAGTGTTTCGGGTGCTGCAGGTGACGAGCCGGGCGGCGGCGGTGCTGAGGTTGCGCGAGCTTGCGGATCCGGGATCGGGAACCCTGCGAAACTAG